Proteins co-encoded in one Acidobacteriota bacterium genomic window:
- a CDS encoding GNAT family N-acetyltransferase: MNFSIRVATEADVKAIGRLIDASVRGLQAGDYSAAQIDSALKTVFTIDSRLIADKTYFVAVDGDGEIAGCGGWSKRRTLYGGDSQVEAIEPELLDPAVDAAKVRAIFVHPKFARRGLGSLLLEAAENAAVAAGFRRFEMGSTLTGVALYSLKGYSEAGRVKVPVGDGEEIEVVRMVKDLGSSP, from the coding sequence ATGAATTTTTCCATCAGGGTAGCGACGGAGGCGGACGTAAAGGCGATAGGCAGACTTATCGATGCGTCGGTGCGCGGGCTGCAGGCGGGGGATTATTCTGCGGCGCAGATCGATTCTGCGTTGAAGACGGTGTTCACCATCGACAGCCGATTAATCGCCGACAAGACGTATTTCGTTGCCGTGGATGGGGATGGCGAGATTGCCGGATGTGGCGGCTGGTCGAAGCGCCGGACTCTCTATGGCGGCGACAGCCAGGTGGAGGCGATCGAACCAGAGTTGCTGGACCCGGCAGTGGATGCGGCGAAGGTGCGGGCGATCTTTGTTCATCCAAAGTTTGCGCGCAGGGGGCTGGGGAGCCTGCTCCTTGAGGCCGCGGAGAATGCGGCCGTGGCGGCAGGATTTCGGCGCTTCGAGATGGGAAGTACGCTGACGGGCGTGGCGTTGTACTCGCTGAAGGGATACAGCGAAGCCGGACGAGTGAAGGTGCCAGTCGGCGACGGCGAAGAGATCGAAGTTGTGCGGATGGTGAAGGATCTCGGCTCGTCGCCTTGA